In Methylomonas sp. MK1, the genomic stretch TCCCAAATGATCAGCGCTAGCGGCGCTTTATAACGCTTCCAACGCTTCAATTCCATTTCCGCGCGATTGTTGTATGCCAAACGATTCGGCAAGCCGGTCAAGGAGTCGTTTAGGGCTTTGTCGTGCTCTATCTTGAGTTTAACGCGCAGGGTCTCGGTCTCGGTTTCCAACTCCTGCAATTTTTGCGTCATTAACTCAATTTTTTCTTGCGCATCCCGCTGCCTTTCATCTTCTATTTGTTTATGCTCAAGTAACCGCTCCAATAACCGATCAAGATGCTCGGCTGTCTGGTTCTTTAACATATCAAGTTCATCGGCAGCTTGTGTTGAGTCCTTTAGACTGCCCACTTGCCTATGAATTTCTGTATTCATAATCTCGCGATCATCAATCAATGCTCGATTAGCTTGCCCAGCTGTTTCTACGTCTTGTCCGAGCTCGTCCAGCTTCTCGCTCAAATCGCCTAGAAACACATCGATGCCTTTCTGCTCGGATGCGCTGTAATCTTTGATATTCAGCAGCAAGGTAATCGCCGAGTCGATGACTTTCTTATACGAATCCTCACTGAGATTAGCCCTGACCCGTTGCTTTAACAGCGAGGTCTGTTGCTGAAAACGCAAGGGAACCTCGGCATCGCTGAGCAGTTCATCCAAACGCTCCAGCAAATAGTTGTTTTGCAACGCAGGAGCATCGTCTTCCCCCGCGCTAACATCCTGCTTGGCTTGCTTGGAAATGTGTAATAAAGTTTTAGATACAGCTTGCAATTCGGACAGCAGTTCATGGGAGTTCGCACCGCTCCGCAGTTTGGCGCCTATCGCAAGCAGATGCGGCTCCAGCAACTTGTGGCTGCCTTGGCAAAAAATCAACAGCTGGATGACCAGCTTGTATAAAAACTTTTCGTTATCGAGCGGAGCGGAATAGGGGGTAGCAGTCGCCATGTCTATCCGACTTGGTTACACGACAACACAGCGGTTACGGCCGGTTTGTTTGGCGCGGTACAAGCCTGAATCGGCTCTGTTGAAAATCGATTCATTATTATCTCCATCGATAAACTGGCTAATTCCGCACGATAAGGTAATAGACACTTTGTTGCCATTCGCATTGAAACTACTTTTTTCCACGGTTTTTCGAAGTTTTTCCGCGATCACTAAGGCGGATTTGGCATCGGCGCCGGGCAATATCATCACAAACTCCTCGCCGCCGAAACGCGCCACAAAATCGGTTTCCCGGCAGTGTTTGAATAATAATTCGGCGATAACAATGAGGGCCTTATCCCCGCACTTATGCCCGTAAGTGTCGTTGATGTTCTTGAACAAATCCACATCCCAAACCATCAGCGTCATCGGCAATTTATGCCGTCGGCAACGCGCCATCTCATCCGCCAAACGATCCTCGAATGCCAAACGGTTCGGCAGATTAGTCAACGGATCGCGGGTTGCGCGATGTTGAGCAAGATCCAGTTTCGAGCGCAAATCAGAAGACTCGGACTCCATTTCCCGCAGCCTTTGCGACAAGATCTGCATTTCGCGCTGGGCCTTATCCCGTTCCTGTTGTTCCTGAAGATTGTGCGCTTGAATTTGTTGCGTGATAGTGGTTAATCGACTGCTGACAATTTGTTTCAGCGGTTCAAGCTGCGTCGCGTTCTCCGACTTTTCGCGTAGCTCCATGATTTGCTCGGATACGGCCTGATCCAGCAGATTACGCTTCTTAACTCTTATTTCGTTTGCGGCGTTAACGCCGGTCGCTTTTACACCTAACTCGGTTAATTGCTCGGTCAATTTCGACAAAAATGCCGCCATCTCCTGCTGTTCCGATTCCAAATGTTTTTTTACCGCCAACAGCAACGCAACCGTATCGTCAAAAATAGGCCCTAAGGCTTGATCAGCATGCAGCCGGTTTTTGATCTTTTCGGCATCTTCGGCAAACACCAACGGAATTTCAGCATTGTCCAACAAGCGGACCAGTTGAATATTGATAGCTTTAGCATCTGCCCCGGTCAGTTCCAAGGCCAAGTCAATGTTGGCAGGCGGCTTGTTGTCTTCTATAAGCTCCAACAGGGCCAGATAAAAGGCCTGATTGTTACTGAAGAGGCGGTTTTCGTATTTTTCGCGAATCTCATCGAGCTGATCCAAGTGTCGGGGATATTGCTTGCCAAGAAACTCGAACAGCAAGGAAGCGTCCATGAGGGTAGGCTCAGGCGATTCTTCCAGCATTATCAGCGCGTTGGAAAATGCCGATAGCTCTTTCTGCAATTGCTGACTTTGCAGGCCGCTTTTTAATAAATTGCGAATACGGTTTAAGTGAGGGTCGAGTTGCCGGTTCAGGCCTTTAACGGCCAGCGCAAAACGGACGATGGTTTTGCACAACAACTCTTCGTTGGCTTTGTATTGTTTTTCAGTGTGTTCCTGGTCGTCCAACAGCTTGAGGTATTTTTCCTTCCACCTGTCCGGACCCTCATCCTTGTTTTTAAAAAAAACCATGAAACGTGCCCTAATTCTGAAATTCTTAGTCGCTTGATTATAGACTATCGTTGAATTTGTGAAGAATATCCTACAATCAACATTCGCCTCTCACGTCCTTGTGCGGCAATTCGTTATTTGGCCGTTTATTTTTTCTGACTTTCTTGCGCTATCAATTGATTAACAACGGTCAACATATTGGCTTGGGATTTGGCCGACTGCGCAGTGACTTTGTATTTACCGTTGACGATCAACGCAGGTACACCGCTAATACCATAACGCGGACCGGTAGACTCGGCCTGACGCAATTTGGCATCGACTAAAAATGAGTTAAAAGCACTACGAAACTCCTCGTCCTTAACCCCATGATCGGCAAAAAACTTAGCCAGTTCCTCTTCGCTGACTAATTTTTGCTTCTTGTTTTGAATCGCATCGAACAGATCGGCATGGACTTTATCCAAAACACCCAACGCTTCGGCAGTAAAATAAGCCTTGGCATGCTTGCCCCACAGATCGCTGAATACCGCCGGTTGACGGATAAACTCAACATTGGCCGGCTTGGTTTTCAGCCATTCCACCATGGCCGGCTCCAGGCTATAGCAATGCGGACAACCGTACCAAAAAAACTCGATCACTTCGATCTTGTCCGGATTTTGTACCGGCTGCGCCGGCGTTACGGCTTCGTAACCCCCCTCAGCATTTACCAGCGAAGAAAAGCTCAACAGTCCCAATAATGCGATTATTTTTAACATCAACGTTCTCCGTAATAATGTATATCCCGATAAAAAAACCATGTTCACACTCAAATGTGTAAACAATTTGACAACAAACCGAGCGCAACCATCAAGCCATTCACTTGTCATATCCGCGCGTCGTCAAGCTCTCATGCGTTCACGCAAACGACAATCCTGCAATCTATCGTTAATAAGCCCCTGCGAGACTGACCTTACCTAATTTTCTAGGGGAGGCTAGTACGCTCCAGCTGCCAGAGATAAGGGGTTTCAGTGCGAGGAAGGTAGATTGCGACATGCATGAGGAAGAGAGTTTAATCCTTGTGAATTAAGGACTGGATCAAATCCGGCAGAGCAGCGGCTCCGCCGGACAACGAATGCTTATTTCATCGTGGAGATGTAGTAAGCAACCGCTTTAATATCCTCGTCAGTCATTTTAGTGGCGATCATGTGCATCATGTTTTCCCGATTATTGCTGCGCGCGCCGGTTTTGAAATCAGTCAGACTTTTAATCAGATAATCAGCATGCTGAGAATGCAAGGACGGGAACGAGGCCGGCTTATTGCCTTCCGCATAAGGGCCGTGGCATGCCACGCACGCCGATACTTCGCGGCTGATATTACCGTTACGGTATAAATCGCTACCTTGCGTAATTAAGGCGTCCAGCGCGGCTTTTTCTTGCTCGGGTGTTTTAGCAGGCGCATCGTCGTCATCACTCGGCGGCAGTTTCGGCGCCGGATTGGTGGAAATTTTGTTGCCGGCATAATAACTGGCAAGTTCCTGAATTGTCTGATCATCAAGGCCCGCCGCCAATGGTGCCATCATCGGTGCCAAGCGCGCGCCACTCTTGAACGCTTGTAATTGTTTAACCAAATAAGTTTGGTGCTGTCCCGCCAATTTCGGAAACGCCGGCATCGTGCTGTTACCGTCTTCGCCATGGCAGCCCGCGCAACTGGCGGCTTTGGTTTTTCCGGCGCTGGCGTTGGCATTACCTTGCGCGTTTACATGGCCGGCGGCGGTTGCCAACAACAAAGAGATGGAAACAGTCAGCAATTTTTTTATCATTATGGGCCCCTGCTCAGGAAGGTTGATCGACATTAAGCAAGCTGATGTCAGCTGCCAGACGTTATAATGCCCGGATTCTAACCGATTTATAAACACTAAGCGAGACTGTGATGAATCCCATCTACCACCAGGCCAAGTTCATCAACAGCGCCCCCAAACTGAAGGACGCACCGCCCGACCAAGGCATGGAGATCGCTTTCGCCGGCCGTTCCAACGCCGGTAAATCCAGCGCGATCAATACCCTCGTACAACAAAACGCGCTGGCACGCGTCAGTAAAACCCCCGGGCGCACGCAATTGCTGAATTTTTTTGAAATCGACGCTAAGCGCAAACTGGTCGATCTACCCGGTTACGGTTACGCCAAAGTCCCGGAAGCCATCAAAAAAGACTGGCGGCAAATGATGGAAAGCTACTTGCACGACCGCCAAGCTCTGTGCGGCATCGTCCAGGTTATGGACATCCGTCACCCGCTCACCGACTTCGACTGGCAAATGGTCGAGTGGTGCGAGCACCGTAAACTGCCCTTGCACATCCTGTTGACCAAGTCCGACAAACTGAAATTCGGCGCGGCCAAGACGACTTTACTACAGGTGCAACGGGATTTGAGTCAGGCGGATATTGTGGTGACTTTGCAGTTGTTTTCGGCTTTGAACAAAGTCGGGATTGACGATGTGCACCAGGTTTTGGATGAGTGGTTTGGATTCCGGAAGATGGTGGTTTCAGAGGATTAGGCTTCGCTGTTCTAACGAGAAACCCAATATCTCCTTTCAAATACCAAATATCTTCTTGCTGAAGCGACAGGAGATTGAGAACAGCGGCTCTGAAACCGCCTGAACGACCAGCAAACCTTTCAACTTCGAATGCATGCTAAAAAGAACAGATCTAACTGTTTTGCGCCCAGCGCGACTGCATGCTGATATGGCCTTCCGGTTAATTGCGAATCATGGCATCGAGGGCAGTCAATAATATGTCCGGGTTGTTACTGATTTCCTTGCTTAGCTGATTGTTAACCAAGCCCTAAAATTTCCTGGTACTGTCATTCCCGCGGAAGCGGGAATCCACCGTGACAACTGGGCTCCCGCCTACGAGGGAGCGACAATATTTGCGGGCCGGTTTAATAGTCGGCGCGGCGATATTCTTAATCCGATCATAATCTGCCCTTAATTCTGTTTTAAGCCAGCCTCCCTAGAATTTGCCGCAACTGAATAATTTCCCAACA encodes the following:
- a CDS encoding GGDEF domain-containing protein → MATATPYSAPLDNEKFLYKLVIQLLIFCQGSHKLLEPHLLAIGAKLRSGANSHELLSELQAVSKTLLHISKQAKQDVSAGEDDAPALQNNYLLERLDELLSDAEVPLRFQQQTSLLKQRVRANLSEDSYKKVIDSAITLLLNIKDYSASEQKGIDVFLGDLSEKLDELGQDVETAGQANRALIDDREIMNTEIHRQVGSLKDSTQAADELDMLKNQTAEHLDRLLERLLEHKQIEDERQRDAQEKIELMTQKLQELETETETLRVKLKIEHDKALNDSLTGLPNRLAYNNRAEMELKRWKRYKAPLALIIWDIDFFKQINDTYGHKSGDKTLALVAQLLLNNCRETDFVARYGGEEFVMLMPNTNAFQALEMAENTRKMIQSCGFNSNGENVNLTLSCGISEFKEGDMHDDVFVRADQALYQSKQGGRNRCTVFEP
- a CDS encoding diguanylate cyclase; amino-acid sequence: MVFFKNKDEGPDRWKEKYLKLLDDQEHTEKQYKANEELLCKTIVRFALAVKGLNRQLDPHLNRIRNLLKSGLQSQQLQKELSAFSNALIMLEESPEPTLMDASLLFEFLGKQYPRHLDQLDEIREKYENRLFSNNQAFYLALLELIEDNKPPANIDLALELTGADAKAINIQLVRLLDNAEIPLVFAEDAEKIKNRLHADQALGPIFDDTVALLLAVKKHLESEQQEMAAFLSKLTEQLTELGVKATGVNAANEIRVKKRNLLDQAVSEQIMELREKSENATQLEPLKQIVSSRLTTITQQIQAHNLQEQQERDKAQREMQILSQRLREMESESSDLRSKLDLAQHRATRDPLTNLPNRLAFEDRLADEMARCRRHKLPMTLMVWDVDLFKNINDTYGHKCGDKALIVIAELLFKHCRETDFVARFGGEEFVMILPGADAKSALVIAEKLRKTVEKSSFNANGNKVSITLSCGISQFIDGDNNESIFNRADSGLYRAKQTGRNRCVVV
- a CDS encoding thiol:disulfide interchange protein DsbA/DsbL, giving the protein MLKIIALLGLLSFSSLVNAEGGYEAVTPAQPVQNPDKIEVIEFFWYGCPHCYSLEPAMVEWLKTKPANVEFIRQPAVFSDLWGKHAKAYFTAEALGVLDKVHADLFDAIQNKKQKLVSEEELAKFFADHGVKDEEFRSAFNSFLVDAKLRQAESTGPRYGISGVPALIVNGKYKVTAQSAKSQANMLTVVNQLIAQESQKK
- a CDS encoding c-type cytochrome, which codes for MIKKLLTVSISLLLATAAGHVNAQGNANASAGKTKAASCAGCHGEDGNSTMPAFPKLAGQHQTYLVKQLQAFKSGARLAPMMAPLAAGLDDQTIQELASYYAGNKISTNPAPKLPPSDDDDAPAKTPEQEKAALDALITQGSDLYRNGNISREVSACVACHGPYAEGNKPASFPSLHSQHADYLIKSLTDFKTGARSNNRENMMHMIATKMTDEDIKAVAYYISTMK
- the yihA gene encoding ribosome biogenesis GTP-binding protein YihA/YsxC; its protein translation is MNPIYHQAKFINSAPKLKDAPPDQGMEIAFAGRSNAGKSSAINTLVQQNALARVSKTPGRTQLLNFFEIDAKRKLVDLPGYGYAKVPEAIKKDWRQMMESYLHDRQALCGIVQVMDIRHPLTDFDWQMVEWCEHRKLPLHILLTKSDKLKFGAAKTTLLQVQRDLSQADIVVTLQLFSALNKVGIDDVHQVLDEWFGFRKMVVSED